The sequence below is a genomic window from Candidatus Saccharimonadales bacterium.
AGATGCGATTATGTGAAGAAATCGCAATAGAATCACTGTTGCTTGACTACTGGTCCTTGACGGCTGATTCTAACCATACAGTGTAGCGTTGCAAAAACTTAGCAGGCCTAAGAATAGTCTTAATAAACTTAAGACCATCTTTACCTAGATCTTGTTCACAATTTAGCCACTGAATACCTTCTGATTGAGCAACAATAGCAAGGTGATGCACGGTGAAGCCAAAAGCCCCTGGATAGTCGGTGTCGTATTTCAGGTGATTTCCGATTAACCATCCTTTATGCGGTGGAGCATGAACGATAGTAATACATGCAAGTTCATTCTCCACATAAATACCATATGCACGAATATCAAAGTGCTGGGCAAGATCGAGGTGTTTATTGATTGCATTTAACTCGACTTTCGCCGGATCATTGCTGTGGGCCATGTTCTTTTTCGACCATATTAGAATAGCAGAGTCAATGATTGCTCTATCTAGAGGATCGGTGCAATTGAATAGTTTTGTATGAATACTTTTTCCGCTTGCAAATTTAATAACTCTTTCTCGTAAGTTTCTATAGTGCTTGCCTTGCATGCCTGCTAGATCAGTAGTGTTGTACACATAATCTTTATTATCAATATCTTCCTCAATTCTAATGTCGACGCGATTGAGTTGTCGGATAGTGTCAATTATTTCTTCGGGAACATATGATAATTTCACACAATCTGTGTGCGTTGTTAGGAAATCTAGAAGACTATCTGCGGCTGTTGAGATATTAGAGCTTCCCACAAGTGAATAGCAAGTAGCGTCGTCATCGAGTATGTTGGTGAATCTGATAACAAGATTATTGTTTAGGTCGCTGGCCTCTAGATCATTATGGTAATCGAGCCATATTATCAGATTGTCAAAACTGAAATCCGAATAAGGCTCGTTAAGCTGAGAATAATAATGGAGATAGGCATGTTTGTCCTTCACAGTAAGCTTGCGAAATTCGGGAAATTTAGGGAAAGACATTTTTGCGAAAAACCTCTATAATATTGTTAATGCTTAAACGTAATACTTTCGATGCAGTTTAATGTAATTTATTATACTCTCTATTTGTCAGCTATCCTTGGAATCATTATAATATCCTTCCTCGTCTATTCTAGACGACGTGAACCAGAGTACCGCTATTTTGCTATATTTTCAGTTTTGCTTAGTCTTTGGCTTACTTTCCAATTTTGCACCCAACTCTTTTCTGATAACTTCGTAGTCAGTACGACTTTATTGCTGCGATTATCTGTGGCTGTAGCGCCTTTCTTCGCAATCTATTTCTATTTCTTTGCTATTGAGCATGCAGGTCTAAAAGCTAGGAAAAAGATTCATTTCATTCTACCTGCAATTTTGGCGCTAGTGACCATACAGAGCTCACTGGCGGTACAGAGTGGTACCGCCTCAATCGATGGAATCACATTGCGTGACGGTCCATTATATTTCCCCATTTTTGGAGTTGCTGCTGCCTACATTCTCGTGTCGATATTTTATATGTTCAAAGGCAACAAATCACCTAAAGTTAGTTCCAATCCTGCAAGGAAGCAGGCGAATAATATTCTTATAGCAGGTGTCTTGCAAGCTTTGATCATCATCTCTTTAGCGGCAATTTTTCTTTCTGAAGAACCACTAGCCCAGGTGCTGAGTCCTTTTGCTCTTTTTCTGATGGTTGCCATTTTCAGTTATGCAATAATTCGCCACCAGCTCTTCGATATACGACTAATCGCTGTAAGGGCACTAACATATTCATTTTCACTTGTTACAATTGCAGCACTCTATTCCTTGTTAGCTTTTGGTTTAATCAACACCGCGCTGGAAGGTCAGCATGATTTTCTACAAAAGGCTTTATATCTATTTATTGCACTTTTATTAGCTCTAACGTTTTCTCCTCTGAAGTCTTTCTTTGACAGGATTACTCGCACCATTTTCTATCAGGATTCATATAAATCACAAGAGGTGATTGATCGATTCAGCAGCACATTAGTGAGTACGGTTGATATTAAGGATTTAAGTCAAAATGCAGGGGAGATATTAAGATCAGCTATTAAATCGCAATACATTGCGATTCTGTTAGCTCCGACTAGTCAAGAAGACACTAAGCCACGCATTATGATAGATGGTCAAGATAAGGGGCTAAACCAAGAAGAGCTTTACGGGTCATTATCAAAACATTCTGAGAGATTATTCATACAAGATGAAATATACGGGGATCGAGAGCGTCAGAAAGTCTTTAAAAGTATGCATAATTCTAGTTGTGCAGTTGCTGCTCGTCTTGAAACCCATGGTGATTTTATCGGATATGTACTATTTGGTTTAAAAAACAACGGTAAACCGTATACGCATCAAGATATTGAGCTAATACGTATTACCACCGATGAATTAGCCTTGGGAATACAAAACACACTCAGATTTGAGGAGATTCAATCATTTAACGTTACGCTACAGGCAAAAGTTAATGAGGCAACATCACAGTTAAGACGTACTAACACAGAATTACGACGCCTTGACGAAGCCAAAGACGAATTCGTCAGTATGGCCTCGCATCAACTTCGCACGCCGCTAACGAGTGTTAAAGGCTACTTAAGCATGGTTCTTGAGGGAGATGCGGGCAAGATTAGCGATACACAAAAAAAGCTTTTGGGTGAAGCTTTCACAAGTAGCGAACGAATGGTACATTTAATCAATGATTTCTTAAACGTATCACGTCTGCAGACGGGTAAATTTATGCTGGAAAGTCGCGCACTAAATCTTGCAAAAATAGTTGGTCAAGAGGTTGATAGTTTGCAGTCAACAGCCGGAGCGCATGCCTTGAAGCTTCGTTACCGTATGCCATCACACTTTCCTATACTCTATATCGATGAAAGCAAGATTCGACAGGTGGTTATGAATTTTATTGATAACTCGATCTATTATTCAAAAGAAGACTCTACAATCACAGTTACTCTAGAGATTGAGGATTCAGAGGCTGTTTTGAAAGTTCACGATACAGGTATCGGAGTTCCCGAGGCGGAACAAGTTCATATATTTACCAAGTTCTTCCGCGCGGCAAATGCGCGTCGCCAGCGCCCCGATGGAACGGGCGTAGGACTTTTCCTG
It includes:
- a CDS encoding phosphatidylglycerol lysyltransferase domain-containing protein, translating into MSFPKFPEFRKLTVKDKHAYLHYYSQLNEPYSDFSFDNLIIWLDYHNDLEASDLNNNLVIRFTNILDDDATCYSLVGSSNISTAADSLLDFLTTHTDCVKLSYVPEEIIDTIRQLNRVDIRIEEDIDNKDYVYNTTDLAGMQGKHYRNLRERVIKFASGKSIHTKLFNCTDPLDRAIIDSAILIWSKKNMAHSNDPAKVELNAINKHLDLAQHFDIRAYGIYVENELACITIVHAPPHKGWLIGNHLKYDTDYPGAFGFTVHHLAIVAQSEGIQWLNCEQDLGKDGLKFIKTILRPAKFLQRYTVWLESAVKDQ
- a CDS encoding ATP-binding protein; its protein translation is MQFNVIYYTLYLSAILGIIIISFLVYSRRREPEYRYFAIFSVLLSLWLTFQFCTQLFSDNFVVSTTLLLRLSVAVAPFFAIYFYFFAIEHAGLKARKKIHFILPAILALVTIQSSLAVQSGTASIDGITLRDGPLYFPIFGVAAAYILVSIFYMFKGNKSPKVSSNPARKQANNILIAGVLQALIIISLAAIFLSEEPLAQVLSPFALFLMVAIFSYAIIRHQLFDIRLIAVRALTYSFSLVTIAALYSLLAFGLINTALEGQHDFLQKALYLFIALLLALTFSPLKSFFDRITRTIFYQDSYKSQEVIDRFSSTLVSTVDIKDLSQNAGEILRSAIKSQYIAILLAPTSQEDTKPRIMIDGQDKGLNQEELYGSLSKHSERLFIQDEIYGDRERQKVFKSMHNSSCAVAARLETHGDFIGYVLFGLKNNGKPYTHQDIELIRITTDELALGIQNTLRFEEIQSFNVTLQAKVNEATSQLRRTNTELRRLDEAKDEFVSMASHQLRTPLTSVKGYLSMVLEGDAGKISDTQKKLLGEAFTSSERMVHLINDFLNVSRLQTGKFMLESRALNLAKIVGQEVDSLQSTAGAHALKLRYRMPSHFPILYIDESKIRQVVMNFIDNSIYYSKEDSTITVTLEIEDSEAVLKVHDTGIGVPEAEQVHIFTKFFRAANARRQRPDGTGVGLFLAKKVIVAHGGSMVFESTESEGSTFGFRLPIKKLSTAPADDTDELKK